From a region of the Bacteroidales bacterium genome:
- a CDS encoding ribbon-helix-helix protein, CopG family, with protein sequence MAVSRFGVSLESDLLEALDHYVEENNFPNRSQAIRQLIERNLVEKKWQCNHIVA encoded by the coding sequence ATGGCTGTATCCCGTTTTGGTGTATCATTAGAAAGCGATCTACTTGAAGCTTTGGATCATTATGTCGAAGAAAATAATTTCCCCAACCGCTCACAGGCGATCAGGCAATTGATAGAGCGTAACCTCGTAGAAAAAAAATGGCAATGTAATCATATTGTTGC